A section of the Roseomonas marmotae genome encodes:
- a CDS encoding ABC transporter ATP-binding protein, with the protein MALLEVENLQTHFATADGVNRAVDGLSFSVEAGETVAIVGESGCGKSVTSMSILRLIPEPPGKIAGSIRFNGKDLLKLSEREMRAIRGNEISMIFQEPMTSLNPVLSVAQQIGEALRLHQGLNKREAEARAVEMLRLVGIPAPEKRVKDYPHQLSGGMRQRVMIAIALACNPKLLIADEPTTALDVTIQAQILDLMRDLKRRVGAAIVLITHDLGVVAEVAERVIVMYAGRKVEEAPVRELFSNPKHPYTRGLLGAVPKLGSSLDGESTRLAEIPGLVPSLKKRIQGCVFASRCSQSTELCLEIAPALEEKAPRHTAACHYAVKETVAA; encoded by the coding sequence ATGGCTCTGCTCGAAGTCGAAAACCTCCAGACCCATTTCGCGACCGCCGACGGTGTGAACCGTGCGGTGGATGGCCTCTCCTTCTCCGTGGAGGCGGGGGAGACGGTCGCCATCGTCGGTGAGTCCGGCTGCGGCAAATCCGTCACCTCCATGTCCATCCTGCGGCTGATCCCGGAGCCGCCGGGCAAAATCGCCGGCTCCATCCGCTTCAATGGCAAGGACCTGCTGAAGCTCTCAGAGCGCGAGATGCGCGCCATCCGCGGCAACGAGATCAGCATGATCTTCCAGGAGCCGATGACCTCGCTGAACCCGGTGCTGTCCGTCGCCCAGCAGATCGGTGAGGCACTGCGCCTGCACCAGGGGTTGAACAAGCGGGAAGCTGAGGCAAGGGCGGTGGAGATGCTGCGCCTCGTCGGCATCCCCGCGCCCGAGAAGCGTGTGAAGGACTACCCGCACCAGCTCTCCGGCGGCATGCGGCAGCGCGTGATGATCGCCATCGCCCTGGCCTGCAACCCGAAGCTGCTCATCGCGGATGAGCCGACGACCGCGCTCGACGTGACGATCCAGGCGCAGATCCTCGACCTGATGCGCGATCTGAAGCGTCGTGTCGGTGCGGCCATCGTCCTGATCACCCATGATCTCGGCGTGGTGGCCGAGGTCGCGGAGCGGGTGATCGTGATGTATGCCGGCCGCAAGGTGGAGGAGGCGCCGGTTCGCGAACTCTTCAGCAATCCCAAGCACCCCTATACCCGCGGCTTGCTGGGCGCGGTGCCGAAGCTTGGCTCGTCACTGGATGGGGAGAGCACGCGCCTCGCTGAGATCCCGGGCCTGGTGCCGAGCCTCAAGAAGCGCATCCAGGGCTGCGTCTTCGCCAGCCGCTGCTCGCAATCGACCGAACTGTGCCTGGAAATCGCGCCGGCACTGGAGGAAAAGGCGCCTCGCCATACGGCCGCCTGCCATTACGCGGTAAAGGAGACCGTCGCGGCATGA